The Stappia sp. genome window below encodes:
- a CDS encoding ABC transporter permease subunit has translation MATYDGVFDALGLRSWCDASTKDGPMSMADLMAQAGGDEAKAVSLWDLPFPSLDALHDACGAIPQTRDLTLGLEEGFLAIRSGLRFVIDPLTQPLSWMLSDMIWMMTSTPWWIVIPVLLVLTFLVARSWKVLGFVAATLALLAFIDHYDPAMETLAIVFVCAFICVLFGVPIGIAMSRSDRMQRMVIPILDMLQTLPPFVYLIPLIFLFSVTEPKLYGIAIILYAIVPVIRLTDLGIRLVDKSVIEAADAFGMTSRQKLFGVQIPLALPNIMAGVNQTIMMSLAMVVIASLVSAPGLGVLVLRGIRNLELGVGLVAGFGIVMIAILLDRVTKAALARVDASQSSR, from the coding sequence ATGGCAACCTATGACGGTGTGTTCGACGCACTCGGCCTGAGATCGTGGTGCGATGCCTCCACGAAGGACGGCCCGATGTCGATGGCCGATCTCATGGCGCAGGCCGGTGGCGACGAGGCCAAGGCCGTGTCGCTGTGGGACCTGCCGTTTCCCTCGCTCGATGCCCTTCATGACGCGTGCGGCGCGATCCCGCAGACGCGCGATCTGACGCTCGGTCTGGAAGAGGGCTTTCTCGCGATCCGCAGCGGGCTACGTTTCGTGATCGACCCCTTGACCCAGCCGCTGAGCTGGATGCTCAGCGACATGATCTGGATGATGACCTCCACCCCGTGGTGGATCGTCATTCCCGTGCTTCTGGTGCTGACGTTTCTGGTCGCGCGGTCCTGGAAGGTGCTCGGTTTCGTCGCGGCGACGCTGGCGCTGCTCGCCTTCATCGACCACTACGACCCGGCCATGGAGACGCTTGCGATCGTCTTCGTCTGTGCCTTCATATGCGTCTTGTTCGGCGTGCCCATCGGCATCGCCATGTCCCGCTCCGACCGGATGCAGCGCATGGTGATCCCCATTCTGGACATGCTTCAGACGCTGCCGCCCTTCGTCTATCTGATCCCGCTGATCTTCCTGTTCTCGGTGACGGAACCGAAGCTCTACGGCATCGCGATCATCCTCTATGCGATCGTGCCGGTGATCCGGCTGACGGATCTGGGCATCCGCCTGGTCGACAAGAGCGTGATCGAGGCAGCCGACGCCTTCGGCATGACCAGCCGGCAGAAGCTGTTCGGCGTGCAGATCCCGCTGGCGCTGCCCAACATCATGGCCGGTGTGAACCAGACCATCATGATGAGCCTCGCGATGGTCGTGATCGCCTCGCTGGTGTCCGCGCCGGGTCTCGGCGTGCTGGTCCTTCGCGGCATTCGCAATCTGGAACTCGGCGTCGGTCTGGTGGCGGGCTTCGGCATCGTGATGATCGCCATTCTGCTCGACCGCGTGACCAAGGCGGCGCTCGCCCGGGTCGACGCCAGCCAGTCCAGCCGATAG
- a CDS encoding TAXI family TRAP transporter solute-binding subunit: MKLWSKLVFAAAAAALLPASAAAETRVTYKSASSASSYYQMAVQIAEAMKAGSNGEIIVTVEESQGSVQNVMEAAVRPGNYVFTTPPALVSLAQGGKAMFEGKENPRFDEIRALFPIPSLTMHFVVRADSGVESFADLEGKTILIGKGSFGANEGAKYLDLFGLTDKVTLADVELSNAGPALKNGQIDGFVTAGSYPAPNVIEAAAGTGIAVLSLTDEQIAATKRTRMVIPAGTYAGQESDITTTSLPVVAFTTTQMDDETAYQLTRTFWEEKAKMGTDAPWWNGVSSDLLANISGKIHPGAVRYYEEAGIALDPAQK; encoded by the coding sequence ATGAAGCTCTGGAGCAAGCTCGTATTCGCGGCGGCCGCAGCCGCGCTTCTGCCGGCATCGGCCGCGGCCGAGACCCGCGTGACCTACAAGTCGGCCTCGTCGGCCTCGTCCTACTACCAGATGGCGGTGCAGATCGCCGAGGCGATGAAGGCCGGCTCCAACGGCGAGATCATCGTCACGGTCGAGGAAAGCCAGGGCTCGGTGCAAAACGTGATGGAAGCCGCCGTCAGGCCCGGCAACTATGTCTTCACCACGCCGCCGGCGCTGGTGTCGCTCGCGCAGGGCGGCAAGGCCATGTTCGAGGGCAAGGAAAACCCGCGCTTCGACGAGATCCGCGCGCTGTTTCCGATCCCCTCGCTGACCATGCACTTCGTGGTGCGCGCCGACAGTGGCGTGGAGAGTTTCGCCGATCTGGAAGGCAAGACGATCCTGATCGGCAAGGGCAGCTTCGGCGCCAACGAGGGCGCCAAGTATCTCGACCTCTTCGGGTTGACCGACAAGGTGACGCTCGCCGACGTGGAACTGTCGAACGCCGGCCCGGCGCTGAAGAACGGCCAGATCGACGGGTTCGTCACCGCCGGGTCCTACCCCGCGCCGAATGTGATCGAGGCGGCCGCGGGCACCGGCATCGCCGTGCTCTCCCTCACCGACGAGCAGATCGCCGCGACGAAGCGCACCCGGATGGTGATCCCGGCCGGCACTTATGCAGGCCAGGAGAGCGACATCACCACCACCTCGCTGCCCGTCGTCGCCTTCACCACCACCCAGATGGACGACGAGACCGCCTATCAACTGACCAGGACCTTCTGGGAGGAAAAGGCGAAGATGGGAACGGATGCGCCCTGGTGGAACGGCGTGTCGAGCGACCTTCTCGCCAACATCTCCGGCAAGATCCATCCCGGCGCCGTGCGCTACTACGAGGAAGCGGGCATTGCGCTCGATCCCGCGCAGAAGTAA
- a CDS encoding DUF6030 family protein, whose protein sequence is MSDDARSQPSQGAAPAASGHDVLLRLRRRQALRRGLALIAVAVAVLVAALVAARIVGPAPVPETDLAQPPAGLPPDPLGALAPEPRARLLAPALDRSATFKRTYGGHPKDLCAAIDRLGVPMSDWKPDPFVAGFWYCASDLVRIGREAPDGRRSTLFVNLRGPAEEALTSVRLKLSGDNPASAEAARAALLRVLDAIGRRYGWPWPDDLEQAVRAGQAIDLNSFGLRMRVLPEDPELTSDAAGLPRLNVILNFPGVDLVAPAELFAPFSWEEERHPRRARPQGGGRLVPRADDPSVPGAE, encoded by the coding sequence ATGTCAGACGACGCGAGGTCACAGCCTTCGCAGGGCGCGGCGCCGGCCGCGAGCGGCCACGACGTGCTGCTGCGGCTGAGGCGCCGTCAGGCGCTGCGGCGCGGGCTGGCCCTCATCGCGGTCGCCGTGGCCGTGCTCGTCGCCGCCCTCGTCGCCGCGCGGATCGTGGGCCCCGCGCCGGTGCCCGAGACCGATCTCGCGCAGCCGCCCGCCGGTCTGCCGCCGGATCCGCTCGGCGCGCTGGCGCCCGAGCCGCGCGCCCGGCTGCTGGCGCCCGCCCTCGACCGCTCGGCGACCTTCAAACGCACCTACGGCGGGCACCCGAAGGACCTCTGTGCGGCGATCGACCGGCTCGGCGTGCCGATGTCGGACTGGAAGCCGGACCCCTTCGTGGCCGGCTTCTGGTACTGCGCGAGCGATCTGGTGCGCATCGGACGCGAGGCGCCGGACGGGCGACGCTCGACGCTCTTCGTCAACCTGCGCGGCCCGGCGGAGGAGGCGCTGACCAGCGTCCGCCTCAAGCTCTCCGGCGACAATCCGGCGAGCGCGGAGGCCGCGCGCGCCGCACTCCTGCGCGTGCTCGACGCCATCGGCCGCCGCTACGGCTGGCCCTGGCCGGACGATCTGGAGCAAGCCGTGCGCGCCGGGCAGGCCATTGATCTGAACTCCTTCGGCCTGCGCATGCGGGTGCTGCCGGAGGATCCGGAACTGACGAGCGATGCGGCCGGTCTGCCCCGTCTCAACGTGATCCTCAACTTCCCGGGCGTGGATCTCGTCGCCCCGGCGGAACTTTTCGCGCCGTTTTCCTGGGAGGAGGAGCGGCACCCGCGCAGGGCCCGGCCGCAGGGCGGCGGCCGGCTCGTGCCGCGTGCGGACGATCCTAGCGTCCCGGGAGCGGAATGA
- a CDS encoding pirin family protein, with amino-acid sequence MTWMPDFDPTPGDASACDLIDTLIVPRARDLGGFEVRRALPSPKRQMVGPFIFFDQMGPAEFLETGGIDVRPHPHIGLATVTYLFEGEVHHRDSLGSDMIIRPGELNWMTAGSGIVHSEREDPEWKTKRRKLFGIQSWVALPKHAEETAPAFEHVGRADLPVLEDRGATVRVIAGEMYGARSPVKTASETIYADVSLEPGRSLPLDALHEERALYTVGGTVEIAGETFEAGRLLVFKPGDRITVTAAGPDPARFLILGGEPMDEPRYIWWNFVSSSKERIEQAKDDWKRMRFDTVPGDAEDFIPLPGR; translated from the coding sequence ATGACCTGGATGCCAGACTTCGACCCCACCCCCGGCGACGCGAGCGCCTGCGATCTCATCGACACGCTGATCGTGCCGCGGGCCCGCGATCTCGGCGGCTTCGAGGTGCGCCGCGCGCTGCCCTCGCCGAAGCGGCAGATGGTGGGGCCCTTCATCTTCTTCGACCAGATGGGACCGGCGGAGTTTCTGGAGACGGGCGGCATCGACGTGCGGCCGCATCCCCATATCGGGCTCGCCACCGTGACCTATCTCTTCGAGGGCGAAGTGCACCACCGCGACAGCCTCGGCTCGGACATGATCATTCGCCCGGGCGAGTTGAACTGGATGACGGCGGGCTCCGGCATCGTCCATTCCGAGCGCGAGGACCCGGAGTGGAAGACGAAGCGACGCAAGCTGTTCGGCATCCAGAGTTGGGTGGCGCTGCCCAAACACGCGGAAGAAACCGCCCCGGCCTTCGAGCATGTCGGGCGCGCCGATCTGCCGGTGCTGGAGGATCGCGGCGCGACGGTGCGCGTGATCGCCGGCGAGATGTATGGCGCACGTTCCCCGGTCAAGACGGCCTCTGAGACCATCTATGCGGATGTGAGCCTGGAGCCGGGCCGCAGCCTTCCGCTCGATGCGCTCCACGAGGAACGCGCGCTCTACACCGTCGGCGGCACGGTGGAGATCGCCGGCGAGACCTTCGAGGCCGGGCGGTTGCTCGTCTTCAAGCCGGGCGACCGCATCACCGTGACGGCGGCCGGGCCCGATCCGGCGCGCTTCCTGATCCTCGGCGGCGAGCCGATGGACGAGCCGCGCTATATCTGGTGGAACTTCGTCTCCTCGTCGAAGGAGCGCATCGAACAGGCCAAGGACGACTGGAAGCGCATGCGCTTCGACACGGTGCCGGGCGACGCGGAGGATTTCATTCCGCTCCCGGGACGCTAG
- a CDS encoding TRAP transporter fused permease subunit: MTSEPTLSPLERLIWASLGAVSIAFHLGLVFSGLVPNLVSRPLHMALALPFVLVLMAKTPFERRTGAAIAALGMAACLWVAWNADALGDQYGYLSGPVQMGLALLLLAVVLEMARRAIGWPLPLVASLALAYAVWGAAIPGEFGHPGLPMASLFGTLTIAEGGLWGKLTGVSVGVVAIFVIFGAVLNAGEAGQGFMNVAAAAAGRLRGGAAKVSVISSALFGSISGSASANVASTGAITLPAMTRLGYPRALAGAVESVASSGGQIMPPLMGAGAFVMVELTGTPYAEIMLAALLPAMLYFLAVWVGIDAFSWRHTLRGLAAEDRPGARAVLITSAFFLVPFSVLLWGMFGLGVTPQYAASLAILAGAALLFFDARLTLRLETACITAGRQIATIAAIILCASIVIGVLGLTGLGVKITSLILSGSGGYLWPALLLTAVACLVLGMEVPTTAAYVICVSVAGPALIALGLDPLQAHLFVFWYALLSTITPPVCGAVFIAAGMVGENWLKVALSAMALGLGLYLVPLGMVANPALIALSADPGAALLAAAKVGASLAAISFGVIAPLHWALRVLLVVAGGVLLFV, encoded by the coding sequence GTGACGTCCGAACCCACGCTGTCCCCGCTCGAGCGCCTGATCTGGGCGTCGCTCGGCGCGGTCTCCATCGCCTTTCATCTCGGGCTCGTGTTCTCCGGCCTCGTGCCGAACCTCGTCAGCCGGCCGCTGCACATGGCGCTCGCGCTGCCCTTCGTGCTGGTGCTGATGGCGAAGACGCCCTTCGAGCGGCGCACGGGGGCGGCGATCGCCGCGCTCGGCATGGCCGCCTGCCTCTGGGTGGCGTGGAACGCCGACGCGCTCGGCGATCAATACGGCTATCTTTCAGGGCCGGTCCAGATGGGGCTGGCGTTGCTCCTGCTCGCCGTGGTGCTGGAAATGGCGCGCCGGGCCATTGGCTGGCCGCTGCCGCTGGTCGCGAGCCTGGCGCTCGCCTATGCGGTCTGGGGGGCTGCGATCCCGGGCGAATTCGGCCATCCGGGTCTGCCGATGGCGAGCCTCTTCGGCACGCTGACGATTGCCGAAGGCGGCCTGTGGGGCAAGCTCACCGGCGTGTCGGTGGGCGTGGTGGCGATCTTCGTGATCTTCGGCGCGGTGCTCAACGCCGGCGAGGCGGGGCAGGGCTTCATGAATGTCGCGGCCGCCGCCGCCGGACGGTTGCGCGGCGGAGCGGCGAAGGTGTCCGTCATTTCCTCCGCGCTGTTCGGGTCGATTTCCGGCTCGGCCTCCGCCAATGTCGCCTCCACCGGCGCGATCACCCTGCCGGCCATGACCCGGCTCGGCTATCCCCGCGCCCTGGCCGGCGCGGTCGAATCGGTCGCCTCCTCCGGCGGGCAGATCATGCCGCCGCTGATGGGGGCGGGCGCCTTCGTGATGGTGGAACTGACCGGCACGCCCTATGCCGAGATCATGCTCGCCGCCCTGTTGCCGGCGATGCTCTATTTCCTCGCCGTGTGGGTCGGCATCGACGCCTTTTCCTGGCGCCATACGCTCAGGGGCCTTGCGGCGGAAGACCGGCCGGGCGCGCGCGCGGTGCTGATCACCTCCGCCTTCTTCCTCGTGCCCTTTTCGGTGCTCCTGTGGGGCATGTTCGGTCTCGGCGTGACACCACAATACGCCGCGTCGCTGGCGATCCTCGCCGGCGCGGCGCTGCTGTTCTTCGATGCCCGGCTGACGCTGCGTCTGGAAACCGCCTGCATCACCGCCGGTCGGCAGATCGCGACGATTGCCGCGATCATCCTGTGCGCTTCCATCGTCATCGGCGTGCTGGGCCTGACCGGGCTCGGCGTGAAGATCACTTCGCTGATTCTTTCCGGCTCGGGCGGATACCTGTGGCCGGCGCTGCTGCTGACGGCGGTCGCCTGTCTCGTGCTCGGCATGGAGGTGCCGACCACGGCGGCCTATGTGATCTGCGTCTCGGTCGCCGGCCCGGCGCTGATCGCGCTCGGGCTCGATCCCCTGCAGGCGCATCTCTTCGTCTTCTGGTACGCGCTTCTGTCGACCATCACGCCGCCGGTGTGCGGCGCGGTCTTCATCGCCGCCGGGATGGTGGGCGAGAACTGGCTGAAGGTCGCGCTGTCGGCGATGGCGCTCGGCCTCGGGCTCTATCTCGTGCCGCTCGGCATGGTCGCCAATCCGGCCCTCATCGCCTTGAGCGCGGATCCCGGCGCGGCCCTTCTCGCCGCCGCGAAGGTGGGCGCAAGCCTCGCCGCGATCTCCTTCGGCGTGATCGCCCCGCTCCATTGGGCGTTGCGTGTTCTCCTCGTCGTCGCCGGCGGGGTGCTGCTCTTCGTGTGA
- a CDS encoding acetylornithine deacetylase/succinyl-diaminopimelate desuccinylase family protein, producing MLEALFRRIDDKRDALVALTQDLIRIPTVNPPGEAYTPCAEYIGRRLAARGFEVAYLRGEDTPGDSARYPRTNVVARIEGKRPGPCVHFNSHIDVVEAGHGWTVDPFGGTVRDGKVYGRGACDMKGGLAASIVAVEALIEAVPEFPGAIEISGTVDEESGGFGGVAYLASKGLFSKPRVDHVIIPEPLNKDRICLGHRGVWWAEIETRGSIAHGSMPFLGDCAVRHMGSVLERFERDLYPRLAAKHTDMPVVPEGARSSTLNINALHGGQPEGFDGLPSPCVPDSCRMVIDRRFLIEESLEEVKGEVMDILDDLARTREKFDYRIRDLMEVIPTMTERDAPVVRAVANGIRDVLATTPDYVISPGTYDQKHIARIGHLHDCIAYGPGILDMAHRPDEFVGIDDMVDSAKVMAQASLALLTGAV from the coding sequence ATGCTGGAGGCGCTTTTTCGGCGCATCGACGACAAGCGCGACGCGCTCGTCGCCCTGACGCAGGACCTGATCCGCATTCCGACGGTCAACCCGCCCGGCGAGGCCTACACGCCTTGCGCGGAATACATCGGACGAAGGCTCGCCGCGCGCGGCTTCGAGGTCGCCTACCTGCGCGGCGAGGACACGCCCGGCGACAGCGCGCGCTATCCCCGAACGAATGTCGTCGCCCGCATCGAGGGCAAACGCCCCGGCCCCTGCGTGCATTTCAACTCGCACATCGACGTGGTGGAGGCAGGCCACGGCTGGACGGTCGACCCCTTCGGCGGCACCGTGCGCGACGGCAAGGTCTACGGCCGCGGCGCCTGCGACATGAAGGGCGGGCTCGCCGCCTCCATCGTCGCGGTCGAGGCGCTGATCGAGGCGGTGCCCGAGTTTCCCGGCGCCATCGAGATCTCCGGCACGGTGGACGAGGAATCCGGCGGCTTCGGCGGCGTCGCCTATCTGGCAAGCAAGGGCCTGTTCTCCAAGCCCCGCGTCGATCACGTGATCATCCCCGAACCGCTCAACAAGGACCGCATCTGCCTCGGCCATCGCGGCGTGTGGTGGGCGGAGATCGAGACGCGCGGCTCCATCGCGCATGGCTCCATGCCGTTTCTCGGCGACTGCGCCGTGCGCCACATGGGCTCGGTGCTGGAGCGCTTCGAGCGCGACCTCTACCCGAGACTCGCGGCCAAGCACACTGACATGCCCGTGGTGCCGGAGGGCGCGCGGTCCTCCACGCTCAACATCAACGCCCTGCATGGCGGCCAGCCGGAGGGCTTCGACGGCCTGCCCTCCCCTTGCGTGCCCGACAGTTGCCGGATGGTGATCGACCGCCGCTTTCTCATCGAGGAAAGCCTGGAGGAGGTGAAGGGCGAGGTGATGGATATCCTCGACGATCTCGCCCGCACCCGCGAAAAATTCGACTACCGCATCCGCGACCTGATGGAGGTGATCCCGACCATGACGGAGCGCGACGCCCCGGTGGTGCGCGCCGTCGCCAACGGCATCCGCGACGTGCTCGCGACGACGCCCGACTACGTGATTTCGCCGGGGACCTACGACCAGAAGCATATCGCCCGCATCGGCCATCTGCACGATTGCATCGCCTATGGTCCGGGCATTCTCGACATGGCGCATCGGCCGGACGAATTCGTCGGCATCGACGACATGGTCGACAGCGCCAAGGTGATGGCGCAGGCGAGCCTCGCGCTGCTGACGGGCGCGGTATAG
- a CDS encoding ABC transporter substrate-binding protein yields MMASATRRRFLAAVLALGALGIGGALPAQAARSDLTLGIRLEPPHLDPTAGAAAAIDEITYANIFEGLTRIDAEGAVRPWLAESWEISEDGRVYTFTLRSGVTFHDGTAFDAEDAKFSLDRARAEDSTNAQKPLFAGIESVEAVDPTTLKVTLAEPNGAFLFNLGWGDAAMVAPETADTNKAEPVGTGPFTLARWVQGDRIEIVKNPDYWGAPVALEKATFKIIADPAAGLAALMAGDVDAFPQFQGVENLPLLEADPRFTVAVGSTEGETILAMNNKAGPLADVRVRRAISHAVDRQAIIDGAMFGVGTPIGTHFAPHHPAYLDLTDTYPLDLDAAKALLADAGYPDGFSATLKLPPPTYARRGGELIASDLKKIGIELEIVPLEWAQWLSEVFRGKDYDFTIVSHTEPMDIGIYARDDYYFQYDSEALDAVIARLDRTTDKDTRYALMREAQEIVTADAVNVFLFQFAKAGVWNAKIEGLWVNAPIQANDLTGVRWTD; encoded by the coding sequence ATGATGGCATCGGCAACCCGGCGGCGCTTTCTGGCCGCCGTCCTCGCGCTCGGGGCGCTCGGCATCGGCGGCGCGCTGCCGGCGCAGGCCGCGCGCAGCGACCTGACGCTCGGCATACGGCTGGAGCCGCCGCATCTCGACCCGACGGCGGGCGCGGCGGCGGCCATCGACGAGATCACCTATGCCAATATCTTCGAGGGGCTCACCCGCATCGACGCGGAGGGCGCGGTGCGCCCGTGGCTCGCCGAAAGCTGGGAGATTTCCGAGGACGGGCGGGTCTACACCTTCACGCTGCGCTCCGGCGTCACCTTCCACGACGGCACCGCCTTCGACGCCGAGGACGCGAAGTTCTCGCTCGACCGGGCACGCGCAGAGGACAGCACCAACGCCCAGAAACCCCTTTTCGCCGGCATCGAGAGCGTGGAGGCGGTCGATCCGACGACGCTGAAGGTCACGCTCGCCGAGCCGAACGGCGCCTTCCTGTTCAATCTGGGCTGGGGCGACGCGGCGATGGTCGCGCCGGAAACGGCCGACACCAACAAGGCCGAGCCGGTGGGCACCGGCCCCTTCACCCTGGCCCGCTGGGTGCAGGGCGACCGCATCGAGATCGTGAAGAACCCGGATTACTGGGGCGCGCCGGTCGCCCTCGAAAAAGCCACCTTCAAGATCATCGCCGATCCGGCCGCGGGGCTCGCCGCGCTGATGGCCGGCGACGTCGACGCCTTCCCCCAGTTTCAGGGCGTGGAGAACCTTCCACTGCTTGAGGCCGATCCGCGCTTCACCGTGGCGGTCGGCTCGACCGAGGGCGAGACGATCCTTGCCATGAACAACAAGGCCGGGCCGCTCGCCGACGTGCGGGTGCGCCGCGCGATCTCCCATGCCGTCGATCGTCAGGCGATCATCGACGGGGCGATGTTCGGCGTCGGCACGCCCATCGGCACCCATTTCGCGCCGCATCATCCCGCCTATCTCGATCTCACCGACACCTATCCGCTGGACCTCGACGCGGCGAAGGCGCTGCTTGCGGACGCCGGCTATCCGGACGGCTTCTCCGCGACGCTGAAGCTGCCGCCGCCGACCTACGCCCGGCGCGGCGGCGAGCTGATCGCCTCGGATCTGAAGAAGATCGGCATCGAGCTGGAAATCGTGCCTCTGGAATGGGCGCAATGGCTGTCGGAAGTGTTTCGCGGCAAGGACTACGACTTCACCATCGTGTCGCACACCGAGCCGATGGATATCGGCATCTATGCCCGCGACGACTATTACTTCCAGTACGACAGCGAGGCCCTCGACGCGGTGATCGCAAGGCTCGACAGGACGACGGACAAAGACACCCGCTACGCGCTGATGCGCGAGGCGCAGGAGATCGTCACCGCCGACGCGGTCAACGTCTTTCTGTTCCAGTTCGCCAAGGCGGGCGTGTGGAACGCCAAGATCGAAGGGCTTTGGGTCAACGCACCGATCCAGGCCAACGACCTCACGGGCGTGCGCTGGACCGACTGA
- a CDS encoding betaine/proline/choline family ABC transporter ATP-binding protein, translating to MTNPVKVSIRSLYKIFGDDPETAMQAVREGATKADLLESHAHVLGLRDINVDIRESEITVIMGLSGSGKSTLIRHLNRLIEPTAGEVLIDGENILEWNEAQLRQMRRETMSMVFQKFALLPHRTVLDNAGMALATRGWKRSDYEAEAERWLERVGLGGYGGQYPHQLSGGMQQRVGIARALTSNSPIMLMDEAFSALDPLIRTDMQDLLIELQNELHKTIVFITHDLDEALKLADHLVILNDGAIVQQGEPQHILLNPADAYIEDFVADINRARVLRARSVMRTDPIEGEISGDVDYNDNLESVIAKAEGAMSPRFRVMRDGKPVGTLLMPDIMRALVPASTNRAA from the coding sequence ATGACCAATCCCGTGAAAGTGTCGATCCGCAGTCTCTACAAGATCTTTGGCGACGATCCGGAAACCGCGATGCAGGCGGTGCGCGAGGGCGCGACCAAGGCGGACCTGCTGGAAAGCCATGCCCATGTGCTCGGCCTGCGCGACATCAATGTCGACATCCGCGAGAGCGAGATCACCGTCATCATGGGCCTGTCGGGCTCCGGCAAGTCGACGCTGATCCGCCACCTCAACCGGCTGATCGAGCCGACGGCCGGCGAGGTGCTGATCGACGGCGAGAACATTCTGGAGTGGAACGAGGCGCAACTGCGCCAGATGCGCCGCGAGACCATGTCGATGGTCTTCCAGAAGTTCGCGCTGCTGCCCCATCGCACCGTGCTCGACAACGCCGGCATGGCGCTGGCGACGCGCGGCTGGAAGCGCTCCGACTACGAGGCGGAGGCCGAGCGCTGGCTCGAGCGCGTCGGCCTCGGCGGCTATGGCGGCCAGTATCCGCACCAGTTGTCGGGCGGCATGCAGCAGCGCGTCGGCATTGCCCGCGCGCTCACGTCGAACTCGCCGATCATGCTGATGGACGAGGCCTTCTCCGCGCTCGATCCGCTGATCCGCACCGACATGCAGGATCTGCTGATCGAACTGCAGAACGAGCTGCACAAGACCATCGTCTTCATCACCCACGATCTCGACGAGGCGCTCAAGCTCGCCGACCACCTGGTGATCCTGAACGACGGCGCCATTGTCCAGCAGGGCGAGCCGCAGCATATCCTGCTCAACCCGGCGGATGCCTACATCGAGGACTTCGTGGCCGACATCAACCGCGCCCGCGTGCTGCGCGCGCGCTCGGTGATGCGCACCGACCCCATCGAGGGCGAAATCTCCGGCGATGTAGACTACAACGACAACCTGGAAAGCGTGATCGCCAAGGCCGAAGGCGCGATGTCGCCGCGCTTCCGCGTGATGCGCGACGGCAAGCCGGTCGGCACGCTGCTGATGCCCGACATCATGCGCGCGCTGGTGCCGGCAAGCACGAACCGCGCCGCCTGA